In a single window of the Rhopalosiphum padi isolate XX-2018 chromosome 1, ASM2088224v1, whole genome shotgun sequence genome:
- the LOC132927433 gene encoding gastrula zinc finger protein XlCGF49.1-like, producing MSFVQKSHLTMRRRTGTRKNRYPRYVCYPRIDTNRNDSELTVHPRMCTDKKSYSCDVCDKEFISNSQLIIHRRTHTGETPYECDLCGKSFSQRSNLTSHLRTHTGERPYSCNVCYKSFSQKFTLANHMRTHTGEKPYNCDLCGKSFSQRSNLTSHLRAHTGERPYSCNVCYKSFSQKLTLANHLRTHTGEKPYNCDKCNKSFSQRSNLTSHLRTHTGEKPYHCDV from the coding sequence ATGTCATTTGTTCAGAAGAGTCATCTGACAATGCGTCGACGGACAGGAACGAGAAAAAATCGCTATCCACGCTACGTTTGTTATCCGAGGATTGATACTAACAGGAATGACAGTGAATTGACAGTACACCCGCGTATGTGCACGGATAAGAAATCATACTCATGCGACGTGTGTGACAAGGAGTTTATCAGTAATAGCCAACTGATAATACACCGGCGGACGCACACGGGTGAAACACCGTACGAATGTGACTTGTGCGGTAAGTCGTTCTCTCAAAGAAGCAATTTGACCAGTCACCTAAGGACGCATACGGGTGAAAGGCCGTACTCTTGTAACGTATGCTACAAGTCGTTCTCTCAAAAGTTCACTTTGGCCAATCACATGCGGACGCACACAGGTGAAAAACCGTACAATTGTGACTTGTGTGGTAAGTCGTTCTCTCAAAGAAGCAATTTGACCAGTCACCTAAGGGCGCATACGGGTGAAAGGCCGTACTCTTGTAACGTATGCTACAAGTCGTTCTCTCAAAAGCTCACTTTGGCCAATCACCTGCGGACGCATACAGGTGAAAAACCGTACAATTGTGACAAATGCAATAAGTCGTTCTCGCAAAGAAGCAATTTGACCAGTCACCTGCGGACGCACACAGGTGAAAAGCCGTACCACTGCGACGTGTGA